CAAGACCATGCCTCTTAGCTGTCTCCAGTAAACTCAGAATGATAGCTGTTGACTTGGCTCCCTCAAAACTTTGGGAAAACAACCACCTTCACTTTTGTATTTTTAAGCTCAGGCTGAAAAAGTCCACTGGACTCTTTCACTCCGTCCCATGACCAAGGACTTAATAGCGCGTTCTGCTACATTATTGGATAGAACCAAGCGGCCATCTTGAAGAACTGCCTTGAATAGTTCTTCATACTTAAGGCTATACTCTATCGCACGACCAAGTTTTGTTCCAGGTAAAATAGATTGATTGCGGCACCAGTTGAAGAACTCATCCATCAAAGGGGCTAACTCTGCCTGGCGTTTATGTAGTCGCTCTTCAGTAGAGAGGTCAACCCAGTCATTCTCCAAAGCAAATAAGCGGTCGCAATAGGCTAATCCCTTAGCACCCAAGGAAGTCCTGTCTGCCTTTTTAGGCGTCGCCTCGAAGAACTTTCTTCTGACATGTGCCCAACAACCAACTAGCTGAGCTTTGTCTAACTGCCTATAGACACTCAGCGGTTCGCAGTTAACCAAGCTTAGCGTCGCTTCGTTCCTCAAGCTTGGACTGCTATCGCATAGGCAGAACTAAGGAACTAAAGTTCCAAGTTACTGCCGTAACATATCACAATGGACATAGCCATTATAGTCTCTAAGAAACTCCTTCACAACCAAGCCACTCCGCCCTTTATCGTGATGATAAAGAGTGATGCCCTGTTCTTCATGCTTGCCAGATAAGAAGGTCCAGTAGAAGGTCAACTGGCTATCACTTTCTAAGACCCTGTAAGAAGTCTCATCCGCATGGAGAACGGGCTGTTCTAGTAATTTCTCGTGCAGAAGGTCATAAATCGGCTCGAAATAATACTGCCTAGACTTGATGTGCCAGTTGGCGATTTCCTTCCGTGTGATTGGCAAGCCAAGCTTGTTCCAATCCTCTTCCTGGCGGTAGTTTGGGACCTTCAGATTGAACTTCTGATGAATGGTGTGGGCAATAATGGAGGCTGACCCCAAGCTATGGGCCAGAGGTGCCTTCGGAACAGGAGCCTTGATAATCTTATCGTTAAAATTCTTCTCGCTACAGTTCTGGCACTTGTAAGCGTGTTGGACATGGTCAATCCGCTTCAATTGTGCAGGGATGAAGACCAACTCTTGCCGTTGAACAGTTGAACCAATCTCTTTCAACTGACCGTGACAGTCTGGACAAGTGCAGTCTTCGCCTTTTAGTTCATGATGAACCATCTCCGGAGTAAGCTGACTGAAAACAGCCTGACGAACGCCTTTAGCCTTCTTGCGTCTATAGGTAATAGTCTCAGTTTCAACTGGGCAAGTCAGATTCTTCTTCAGGTAGGCTTTCCTCACCGAATAAGCTGAGCTGACCAGTTTGATGCACAACCTTCTCTGATGACTTGCCATAGAGCTTTTGTGTCAGATAAGCTACTTGTTCACGAAGGAGAGCAAGTTCATTTGTGAGTTGTTGGTTAACAGCTGCTTGTTGTTTAATAATGGCTAATAGCTCTTCCATAGTCTCACCCTCCAGTTTTCTTTATTATACCGAAAAGAAAGCCATGATTTCAATAGAAATCACGACTTTTTGTAGATTTTATTTTAGGGCTTATCGAAAATCCCTTCATCAGCCAGTCTACTTGCTCGGAAGTGAGGGCTTTGACCTCATGTTCATCATTAGGCCAAGTGAGTTTGCCGTTTTCAAATCGCTTGTAAAGCAACCAGAAACCTTGTCCATCCCAATAAAGGGCCTTGAAACGGTCTTTGCGACCACCACAGAAAAGAAAAACTTGACCAGAAAAGGAATCTAATTCAAATTGACGTTTAACAAGATAAGCCAGCGAATCAATCCCTTGACGCATATCGGTTTTGCCACAAACCAGATAGACCTGCCCTAAATCACTGAGTTGAATGGTCATAGAGCAATACCTTATCTAAAATAGTTTCCAGTGTTTCTTGATGAAGAGATTGGAACAAGCTTAGTTCAACTTTTCCAATACGCATTTTCAGTGCCATCTTGCTTTTGGATTTATGAGGAAATCGACGAGATTGTGGTGTTTTCAAGGGAACAATAGGTTGTGACATCAAATTAGCCTCCAGTTCTGTTTTCTGATAACAGTATAAGAGGCGTGGAAAATATCATAGACACCTGGTTATGGGGCGGCTACGACCAAGCTGGTCCTCTCTAGATGTTAGCTGACATCTACCCACTACACTTGACAAAGAGCCACAAAAAAGACCTATTAGCTAGCTTTCGCTAGCCAATAGGTCTATGGACAGTCCTGCTAAGAGGACTTCTCTACTTTTTTCTCCTTGTAGAGTGACGCCAATAGCGCCGGCTACAAATCGGGCTGCAGAAGGTCTGACGACGGTCAATAGTCCCTGCAATCGTCGTCACAACACGACCACATTGCTTACACACAAAGGTGCGAGGATACTGAAAATGATTCTCTTGTTGCATAGGCAGTATCTCTATAAAACCTTAGTCTTCAAAACCTTAGTCTTCGTTTTCTGATTTCTTCTTCATTGCTGCAAGAAGAGCTGTCAATCCGAGTGCTGCTGCACCGTAAACCATGCCAGTTTGTCCAGCTGCATCACCTGTATTTGGAAGGCTTTCGCCTTTAGCCACATACATTGAATTTATTTCTTTCGCTGATTGCCCTGGCTCAGCTGGTTTAGCTGGAGTTGGAACGCCTGGTTTACCTGGGATTTCCATACCTGGTTTATCACCATCTGGTTGTGGTTTGTCACCGTCTGGAATTTCCTTACCTGATTCAGGTTTTTCTGGTGTTTCCTCGCTTGGTTTTTCCTCTTCCACTGGTGGTGTTAGGTTTTCCTTCAACTTATAGATGTAGGTAACGTCAATATTTCCTTTTACAATCGTACCCGTTTCGTAATCCCCTTCTTTCACACCGACTAACACATAGGTTTCCTTACCAAGATGAATCTCAGCTGGGATTTCCTGACCGTTTTCGTTGGTATGATAAGTTGCACCGACTGGCGCTTTCACCGTATCCAGAGTTGGAAGTTTCAACACTTGACCATCCGCTGTTTCATAGTGAACTGTTACACTACCTGCTGGGAGATACGGGATTGCCGTTGGATGATTTGGATCCGCAGGAGTTGGTGGAATATAACCACCATTTGGATCTTCTGGGAGTGGTTTTGTTGGATCTTGTGGATCAACTGGAATGTACCCTGGAACCTCTGGCAAGCGCGGATCATCTGATGGATTTTCTGGTGTCTCATCATATGGCACTTCTGGAATGTGAATCGTTGGATTTGGATCTTTTGGATCTGGCTTAGCAGGATTCGTTGGCACATATGGAACATAGCTTGGGTTACTTGGAGTTGGTGGAGGAGTCTCCCCTGTTCCTGATTCAGGTTGATTTGGAAGTTCCTTCAACTTGTAGATGTAGGTAACATCAATATTTCCTTTTACAATCGTACCCGTTTCGTGATCCCCTTCTTTCACACCAACTAACTCATAGGTTTCCTTGCCAAGATGAATCTCAGCTGGGATTTCCTGACCGTTTTCGTTGGTATGATAAGTTGTACCAACTGGCGCTTTCACCGTGTCCAGAGTTGGAAGTTTCAACACTTGACCATCCGCTGTTTCATAGTGAACTGTTACACTACCTGCTGGAAGATACGGGATTGCCGTTGGTTGTTTTGGATCCGCAGGGGTTGGTGGAATATAACCACCATTTGGATCTTCTGGGAGTGGTTTTGTTGGATCTTGTGGATCAACTGGAATGTACCCTGGAACCTCTGGCAAGCGCGGATCATCTGATGGATTTTCTGGTGTCTCATCATATGGCACTTCTGGAATGTGAATTGTTGGATTTGGATCTTTTGGATCTGGCTTAGCAGGATTCGTTGGCACATATGGAACATAGCTTGGGTTACTTGGAGTTGGTGGAGGAGTTTCCCCTGTTCCTGATTCAGGTTGATTTGGAAGTTCCTTCAACTTGTAGATGTAGGTAACATCGATATTTCCTTTTACAATCGTACCTGTTTCGTGATCCCCTTCTTTCACACCGACTAACACATAGGTTTCCTTGCCAAGATGAATCTCAGCTGGGATTTCCTGACCGTTTTCGTTGGTATGATAAGTTGCACCGACTGGCGCTTTCACCGTATCCAGAGTTGGAAGTTTCAACACTTGACCATCCGCTGTTTCATAGTGAACTGTTACACTACCTGCTGGAAGATACGGGATTGCCGTTGGGTGATTTGGATCCGCAGGAGTTGGTGGAATATAACCACCATTTGGATCTTCTGGGAGTGGTTTTGTTGGATCTTGTGGATCAACTGGAATATACCCTGGAACCTCTGGCAAGCGCGGATCATCTGATGGATTTTCTGGTGTCTCATCATATGGCACTTCTGGAATGTGAATCGTTGGATTTGGATCTTTTGGATCTGGCTTAGCAGGATTCGTTGGCACATATGGAACATAGCTTGGGTTACTTGGAGTTGGTGGAGGAGTCTCCCCTGTTCCTGATTCAGGTTGATTTGGAAGTTCCTTCAACTTATAGATGTAGGTAACATCGATATTTCCTTTTACAATCGTACCCGTTTCGTGATCCCCTTCTTTCACACCAACTAGCACATAGGTTTCCTTGCCAAGATGAATCTCAGCTGGGATTTCCTGACCGTTTTCGTTGGTATGATAAGTTGCACCGACTGGCGCTTTCACCGTGTCCAGAGTTGGAAGTTTCAACACTTGACCATCCGCTGTTTCATAGTGAACTGTTACACTACCTGCTGGAAGATACGGAATTGCCGTTGGTTGTTTTGGATCCGCAGGGGTTGGTGGAATGTAACCACCATTTGGATCTTCTGAGAGTGGTTTCGTTGGATCTTGTGGATCAACTGGAATATACCCTGGAACCTCTGGCAAGCGTGGATTATCTGATGGATTTTCTGGTGTCTCATCATATGGCACTTCTGGAATGTGAATCGTTGGATTTGGATCTTTTGGATCTGGCTTAGCAGGATTCGTTGGCACATATGGAACATAGCTTGGGGTGCTTGGAGTTGGTGGAGGAGTCTCCCCTGTTCCTGATTCAGGTTGATTTGGAAGTTCCTTCAACTTGTAAATGTAGGTAACGTCAATATTTCCTTTTACAATCGTACCCGTTTCGTGATCCCCTTCTTTCACACCGACTAACACATAGGTTTCCTTACCAAGATGAATCTCAGCTGGGATTTCCTGACCGTTTTCGTTGGTATGATAAGTTGCACCGACTGGCGCTTTCACCGTGTCCAGAGTTGGAAGTTTCAACACTTGACCATCCGCTGTTTCATAGTGAACTGTTACACTACCTGCTGGAAGATACGGAATTGCCGTTGGTTGTTTTGGATCCGCAGGGGTTGGTGGAATGTAACCACCATTTGGATCTTCTGAGAGTGGTTTCGTTGGATCTTGTGGATCAACTGGAATATACCCTGGAACCTCTGGCAAGCGTGGATTATCTGATGGATTTTCTGGTGTCTCATCATATGGCACTTCTGGAATGTGAATCGTTGGATTTGGATCTTTTGGATCTGGCTTAGCAGGATTCGTTGGCACATATGGAACATAGCTTGGGGTGCTTGGAGTTGGTGGAGGAGTCTCCCCTGTTCCTGATTCAGGTTGATTTGGAAGTTCCTTAGGAGTCTCAAGCAATTTATAAACATAGATAACATCCGTCACGCCTTCTTGCACGTTACCTGTTTCCCCACCAATGCGGGCTTCTGACGCTACAACATCGGTTTCACCAACTTTATGGCTATCCGAAACGCGTACTAGCTGATAGGTCTTGCCTTCACGCACCAATGTCTCTTCTCGATGAGCTGTGTAAGGACTTGTGAATTCCTGCTTTTTCACAAGGGGCTCATTTTGATTTCTAATAACAGTGGTATCGATTATTTTTACAAGAACATCTGTAACAAGATTATTATTCGGAAGAAGTGGATTTCCTGCTTCGTCCACATAATGAACGACGACTGAGCCCTTCAGCTCTTCGTGTTTTTCCTCAACAATCTTTGGAAGGTATTCGTAAGTGACATCTGTGTTTCCTTCTACCACTTTCCCAGTGCTGTTTTCAGGAGTTACAACTAAAACATATTCCACATCGTCTTTGACAAGAATAGATGGTGCCAATGGTACTGTATTGTAGTTCACAGTATGGTTTACATCTGTTGATACAGGTGCCTTGCCCGGAAGAGTTTCCGTAGTGGTAGTCTTCACAAC
The window above is part of the Streptococcus himalayensis genome. Proteins encoded here:
- a CDS encoding IS66 family transposase; translation: MEELLAIIKQQAAVNQQLTNELALLREQVAYLTQKLYGKSSEKVVHQTGQLSLFGEESLPEEESDLPS
- a CDS encoding MucBP domain-containing protein, with product MERKNKYSIRKFKMGVGSVLIGFALAGGAMVPVFADEVANNTATTATADQEQPDNQDTYGAVAPIKDYLINENPNIEYGKGTISEPNENRRVTVQVGTKPVVEEKIVDGKEAVSTTNYTVIYPLVNAETNGSTLREVADVVENVKAENYKDLVTPYEDVELKEYNGPQDSLVLQGFGEEGRLDLNKFLKPISDNWNNTTADTKRGVEFRFEGSDGNTTYFRVFPGADGGIRPDDLRYRDLKRSFSDDVNESSGFTTNGSPGYTDFSYYMTRLSRNNFLNGEVGQYNYFTKVLNPRTNEVVPEKRMINNQLYLYNGEKDVDLNLKVSYRYYYSAELPYLDLFIDFRGEGERPRFNTGSWSGETYKPNDTNPWETIGDITLKPHITYIVGDGSKPAPNLARQDQNLELDAWYRKPYSVDVSPTATVDGDYTVYRTYKLDAKTGERVVVNEERIKTADIPTSQDNTTFNAQMIGLSLPKFNKTEGAEDAQAGTISISENPLLKLVHDSNFNVSKSYLVELYKKVYGATTENDKNRVAAALSEYKNQDLVRRAANMDDPKDLYGFNNLPYRKDVAKQAELELAAYIDNADPNRSSVLVPDVLVRHWVRNSSDDPFTLHLEEQKGPITMLNEYYTKGSKDVLDEGYKYLRAEHTDQQYIYKVPKTDNDIHLVESRVRYSEFAIERMGTVAPPFFSGNGYDGAGFNVDYGYFPFVEAVDDKRAEEVRNNPNGEYRVYDRARHVRTIDVYYEVDPKTTESEEKGHVVVHYVDEKGNPIDKDKTYPEVVVNKVKTTTYPGGREPEIEKTPTKETYDVEPDKRDTITYEGFEYKFTAVKDNKELSGILPAGTTEITYIYSVVPKTRVEEEKGSVFVTYQTIGGTIIKARTAVVDGALLKRRTITEIPGETASDTESYPVDYQTAAKDIEDVNGVPYKLVGLADTSAPAGGKVEVGEKEVIYLYAPIQDEVIKTEVKGSVAVRYVDKETGLEIHDQNMVVTDGIVRTETRTIRRYAEKDGTIKVLSDETVSTPTNATYDSSLKRLATIDANGATYYYVEADKPETATLEEGLTVITYKYLKPTVVTQTVTGHVTVHYIISGTTTVLKDPVETMENTVVKTTTTETLPGKAPVSTDVNHTVNYNTVPLAPSILVKDDVEYVLVVTPENSTGKVVEGNTDVTYEYLPKIVEEKHEELKGSVVVHYVDEAGNPLLPNNNLVTDVLVKIIDTTVIRNQNEPLVKKQEFTSPYTAHREETLVREGKTYQLVRVSDSHKVGETDVVASEARIGGETGNVQEGVTDVIYVYKLLETPKELPNQPESGTGETPPPTPSTPSYVPYVPTNPAKPDPKDPNPTIHIPEVPYDETPENPSDNPRLPEVPGYIPVDPQDPTKPLSEDPNGGYIPPTPADPKQPTAIPYLPAGSVTVHYETADGQVLKLPTLDTVKAPVGATYHTNENGQEIPAEIHLGKETYVLVGVKEGDHETGTIVKGNIDVTYIYKLKELPNQPESGTGETPPPTPSTPSYVPYVPTNPAKPDPKDPNPTIHIPEVPYDETPENPSDNPRLPEVPGYIPVDPQDPTKPLSEDPNGGYIPPTPADPKQPTAIPYLPAGSVTVHYETADGQVLKLPTLDTVKAPVGATYHTNENGQEIPAEIHLGKETYVLVGVKEGDHETGTIVKGNIDVTYIYKLKELPNQPESGTGETPPPTPSNPSYVPYVPTNPAKPDPKDPNPTIHIPEVPYDETPENPSDDPRLPEVPGYIPVDPQDPTKPLPEDPNGGYIPPTPADPNHPTAIPYLPAGSVTVHYETADGQVLKLPTLDTVKAPVGATYHTNENGQEIPAEIHLGKETYVLVGVKEGDHETGTIVKGNIDVTYIYKLKELPNQPESGTGETPPPTPSNPSYVPYVPTNPAKPDPKDPNPTIHIPEVPYDETPENPSDDPRLPEVPGYIPVDPQDPTKPLPEDPNGGYIPPTPADPKQPTAIPYLPAGSVTVHYETADGQVLKLPTLDTVKAPVGTTYHTNENGQEIPAEIHLGKETYELVGVKEGDHETGTIVKGNIDVTYIYKLKELPNQPESGTGETPPPTPSNPSYVPYVPTNPAKPDPKDPNPTIHIPEVPYDETPENPSDDPRLPEVPGYIPVDPQDPTKPLPEDPNGGYIPPTPADPNHPTAIPYLPAGSVTVHYETADGQVLKLPTLDTVKAPVGATYHTNENGQEIPAEIHLGKETYVLVGVKEGDYETGTIVKGNIDVTYIYKLKENLTPPVEEEKPSEETPEKPESGKEIPDGDKPQPDGDKPGMEIPGKPGVPTPAKPAEPGQSAKEINSMYVAKGESLPNTGDAAGQTGMVYGAAALGLTALLAAMKKKSENED
- the tnpB gene encoding IS66 family insertion sequence element accessory protein TnpB (TnpB, as the term is used for proteins encoded by IS66 family insertion elements, is considered an accessory protein, since TnpC, encoded by a neighboring gene, is a DDE family transposase.), which encodes MTIQLSDLGQVYLVCGKTDMRQGIDSLAYLVKRQFELDSFSGQVFLFCGGRKDRFKALYWDGQGFWLLYKRFENGKLTWPNDEHEVKALTSEQVDWLMKGFSISPKIKSTKSRDFY